A single window of Amphiura filiformis chromosome 17, Afil_fr2py, whole genome shotgun sequence DNA harbors:
- the LOC140136874 gene encoding high affinity copper uptake protein 1-like, producing MDNMDPFFNTASDFYVLFNKWHVKYAGGIIGSCCAVFILAVFFEAVKVARHHLLKASVNKVRHRIVETQTDERSLILEQQSEGELSFLSRGHLLQTFLHFIQIVISYSLMLIVMTYNVYLCLSVFLGATFGYFIFAWTKTIDVAQKDAV from the exons ATGGACAATATGGATCCATTTTTCAACACGGCTTCAGATTTCTACGTTTTATTCAACAAATGGCACGTCAAATATGCAGGAG GTATTATAGGATCATGTTGTGCAGTGTTTATCTTAGCCGTATTCTTTGAAGCAGTCAAAGTTGCTCGTCACCATCTGTTGAAAGCATCCGTCAACAAAGTCCGACATCGAATCGTAGAAACCCAGACCGATGAAAGGTCGCTCATACTGGAGCAGCAATCAGAGGGCGA ATTATCCTTCCTCAGTCGTGGACATTTATTACAGACATTTCTTCATTTCATCCAAATAGTCATATCGTATAGTCTAATGCTGATTGTCATGACATACAACGTATACCTGTGCTTATCCGTCTTCCTGGGTGCTACGTTTGGATATTTCATTTTTGCCTGGACAAAAACCATTGATGTGGCTCAAAAAGATGCTGTGTGA